From the Kribbella sp. CA-293567 genome, the window GTACCGAGGCCCACGACCCGGAGTGGATCCGGGTCGACCTCGGCGCGGCCGCGAACATCACGCGGGTCAAGCTGAACTGGGAAGCCGCCTACGGCAAGACGTACAAGATCCAGACCTCGGCCGACGGCTCGACGGGCTGGACCGACGTCTACTCGACCACGACCGGCAACGGCGCGATCGACGACCTCACCGTGTCGGGCAGCGGCCGGTACGTCCGCGTCTACGGCACCGCCCGCGGTACGACGTACGGCTACTCGCTCTACGACCTGGAGGTCTACGGCTCGAGCGACGGCGGCACCGGCGACACCACGCCGCCGAGTACTCCGAGCGGTCTTGCAGCCACAGGCACCACCTCCAGCAGCGTTTCGCTGGCCTGGAGCGCGGCGACGGACAACGTCGGCGTCACCGGCTACGTGATCTCCCGCAACGGGGCCGAGATCGCCACCACCGGCACCGGTACGACGTACACCGACACCGGCCGCTCCGCGTCGACCAGCTACACGTACACGGTCAAGGCCCGTGACGCGGCGGGCAACACCTCCGGTGCGAGCAACACGGTCACCGCGACCACCCAGGCCGGTACCGGCGGCGGACCTGCCGTTCCGTTCGGCAGCCACCAGTTCCCGTACGCCGCGGGCATGCTCAAGCCGTCGGGCAGTCAAGCGACGCTCGACCAGAAGGTGGTCGAGTACTACCAGAAGTGGAAGGCCGCCTTCGTCAAGCAGAACTGCGGCAACGGCTGGTACCAGGTCATCTCGCCGGACGCCGACCACCCGTACGTCGCCGAGGCGCAGGGCTACGGCATGGTCATCACCGCCACGATGGCAGGCGCCGACCCGGCCGCCAAGACGATCTTCGACGGCCTGACGAAGTACATGCTGGCCCACCCGTCGGTGCACAACGCCGACCTGCTGGCCGCTGAGCAGAACTCCTCCTGCCAGAGCGTGAACGGCTCCGACAGCGCGACCGACGGCGACATGGACGTCGCCTACGGCCTGCTGCTGGCCGACAAGCAGTGGGGCAGTGCCGGTACCTACAACTACAAGCAGCTCGCGATCAGGCACATCAACGCGATCCGGGCCAGCGAGATCAACCCGAGCACCAACCTGCTCAAGCTCGGCGACTGGAGCAGCTCCGGCGACCAGTACTACTACATCTCCCGTACGTCGGACTGGATGATCGACCACTTCCGCGCCTTCAAGGCCGCCACCGGCAACTCGGCCTGGGACACCATCCGGACGGCGCACCAGAACGTCATCACCTCCCTGCAGGCGAACTACGCCTCCGGCACCGGCCTGCTGCCTGACTTCGTGATCAACACGAACTCCACCCCGAGGCCGGCCACCGGCCAGGTCCTGGAGGCCCCGAACGACGGCGCCTTCTGGTGGAACGCCTGCCGCGACCCGTGGCGCATCGGCGCCGACGCCGTCACCAGCGGCGACGCCAAGTCCCTCGCCTCGGCCCGCAAACTCACCACCTGGATCAAGTCCAAGACGGGCGGCAACGTCAACAACATCGCCATCGGCTACCAGCTGAACGGAACCCAGATCTCCGCCGGCAGCGACCCGTCGTACTTCGCGCCCTTCGCCGTCGCCGCCATGACCGATCCAGGCAGCCAGGCCTGGCTCGACTCCCTCTGGAACAAGATGCTGGCCACGCCCGTCGACACCAGCAGCTACTACGCCGCGAGCATCCAGCTCCAGGTGATGATCACCGCCACCCACAACCACTGGGTCCCGTAACCCGCCCCCGGCCCCGCGCGATCCGGCTCTTCGCCGGGTCGCGCGGTGCTGTTTCCCCACCCAGCTTCACGTCAGCTGTCGGCGGGTTCTTCCGGGTCGGGCTTGCGGCCGCGGCCCGGGCGATGCTCGAAGGTGACGGCGATCGTCTCGGACGACTTGTGCCGTTGCGCCTGCGCGTACATCGCGTACGCGCGATGGTCGGCCGGCGTGAGGTCGACCGCCGAGTCCGTGAAGAGTGCCAGCAGCGAGCGCGGGTAGAGGCGGTGGGCGATGACCGAGTTCAGCTCGGCGCCGATCACCGCGATCACCGAGGCAGCGTAGATCAGACCGATCAGACCGAGGGTCAGCGCGAAGACGCCGTTCACCTCGCTGGCCTTGGCCAGTACGTGGTCGACGTAGATCCCGCCGAGACGTTCGAGCAGGTGCCAGCCGACGGCGGTGAAGAACGCCCCCGGGAGGATCTTGCGCAACGCCGGGCGCGGCCGGGCGCCGGGACGCAGGCACAGGGTCAGCATCGCGGTCAGGACCAGCACGGAGCCGATCGACACCAGCCAGCCCATCCCCTCGGCGTACCCGCCGGGAAGTGATCCCTGGCTGCCGGCCAGCACGGTGAGGGTCGCGAAGCTGAGCACGGTGACGCCGGCCAGCGTCAGCAGCGCGCCGGACCGAAGCCGGCCACGGAACGGGTTCAGCCGGCCGTTCCGGGGAATCCCCCAGGTCACGTTGACGGCGTTCTGCACGGCCTGGCCGAGCCCGATGATGCCGTAGATCGCGGTCAGCGTTCCGACGATCACCGCGCCCGTACTGCCTTCCAGCCCCTGCGGCGTGGCGAGCTGGGTGCCGACGATCGGGAACTCCTTGAGCGCCGACTCCAGCACCGCCTTCTGCAGATCCTCGTTGCCCTGCAGGAAGAAACCCAGCACCGAGGACGAGATCAGCAGCAGCGGGAAGATCGCCACGAACGCGTAGTACGTGACGATCACGGCGAGGTAGCTGCCCTGGTCGTCGAAGAACTTGTAGACCACGGCCAGCGGAAACCCGAGTCGCCGACGCCGCCGCTGGACGGAGTCCACCCGCCGCGCCAAGGTATTCACCTGTCCAACGGTACGGGCCCGGTACGCCGCTGCCGCGCCACCACCCCGGCAGCCGCGTTCGCTGCACCCGCGTTGAGTAGTTCGACTCATGCGGCGGCCGGCACCTCGCGCCGACGATGAACCCATGACGAAACCGATCCAGCCCTCGCAGACCCAGGCGTTCTACCTCCAGGCGATCCTGTCCTTCGGCGTCTCGATCACCGCCATGACCATCGCGATCGTCTACCTCCCCGCCGCCGGCTGGATCCGCGCCTTCCTCGCCCTCGGCCTGCTGTACCTCGTCACCTCCACCGTGACGCTGTGCAAGGTCGTCCGCGACCGCCAGGAACTCTCGGTCGTCACCAACCGGGTGGACCAGGCCCGCCTCGACAAACTCCTCGCCGACCACGACCCGTTCAAGGTCGAGGTCTGACGACTTCGAGCGCGACACTTGCGACGAGCCACCTCCAGAGGCTTCCAGTCCACATGCCAGTGGTACAGCGTTGTTGTCGCGCTGGTTAAGCGAAGATGATCGTCGTCGACGATCGCCGGCCCGTTCGATAACTGTCCCGTGCGTTGACGATTGGCTCAGCTCTGGCGCCGATAGCGTTAACCGAAGCGACGTCGACCAGATCGGTCTATCGCCTGGTCATCAAGCGCTTGAGAGCACTACCCAAGGCTTGACCGGTCGGCTGGCAGCTCCGTGGCGTCCGATCATCGCAGAATTTCACAGCGATGCGCTGTAACACTCATGACTCATGACGCGATACACGGTCGTGCGGGGAGCCCGGCTTCGGCAGATAAATCGATCAGCAAATCTATCTCTTGGAGAGATCAGAAATGCCTCGAATGCAACAACGGTGCCGCGACAGCATGCCATGGGCAGCAAGTTGGCCAAGCGTCAAGCCACGGTTCCCAGCACAGATTGTTCAGCGATGAGTTTCACCACACATTCCGATGGAGGTTCAATCAGTGGCAGTACCGAAAGTTCTGACGGTCAAGCTGGAATTCAAGTTGACCGAAC encodes:
- a CDS encoding glycosyl hydrolase family 8, with the translated sequence MSYLLRGLTAAAVATALFATTALARMDSPAAAAVETLLSQGKPATASSIEGSGFEASKAVDGNSATRWASTEAHDPEWIRVDLGAAANITRVKLNWEAAYGKTYKIQTSADGSTGWTDVYSTTTGNGAIDDLTVSGSGRYVRVYGTARGTTYGYSLYDLEVYGSSDGGTGDTTPPSTPSGLAATGTTSSSVSLAWSAATDNVGVTGYVISRNGAEIATTGTGTTYTDTGRSASTSYTYTVKARDAAGNTSGASNTVTATTQAGTGGGPAVPFGSHQFPYAAGMLKPSGSQATLDQKVVEYYQKWKAAFVKQNCGNGWYQVISPDADHPYVAEAQGYGMVITATMAGADPAAKTIFDGLTKYMLAHPSVHNADLLAAEQNSSCQSVNGSDSATDGDMDVAYGLLLADKQWGSAGTYNYKQLAIRHINAIRASEINPSTNLLKLGDWSSSGDQYYYISRTSDWMIDHFRAFKAATGNSAWDTIRTAHQNVITSLQANYASGTGLLPDFVINTNSTPRPATGQVLEAPNDGAFWWNACRDPWRIGADAVTSGDAKSLASARKLTTWIKSKTGGNVNNIAIGYQLNGTQISAGSDPSYFAPFAVAAMTDPGSQAWLDSLWNKMLATPVDTSSYYAASIQLQVMITATHNHWVP
- a CDS encoding YihY/virulence factor BrkB family protein, with product MNTLARRVDSVQRRRRRLGFPLAVVYKFFDDQGSYLAVIVTYYAFVAIFPLLLISSSVLGFFLQGNEDLQKAVLESALKEFPIVGTQLATPQGLEGSTGAVIVGTLTAIYGIIGLGQAVQNAVNVTWGIPRNGRLNPFRGRLRSGALLTLAGVTVLSFATLTVLAGSQGSLPGGYAEGMGWLVSIGSVLVLTAMLTLCLRPGARPRPALRKILPGAFFTAVGWHLLERLGGIYVDHVLAKASEVNGVFALTLGLIGLIYAASVIAVIGAELNSVIAHRLYPRSLLALFTDSAVDLTPADHRAYAMYAQAQRHKSSETIAVTFEHRPGRGRKPDPEEPADS
- a CDS encoding YiaA/YiaB family inner membrane protein, whose translation is MTKPIQPSQTQAFYLQAILSFGVSITAMTIAIVYLPAAGWIRAFLALGLLYLVTSTVTLCKVVRDRQELSVVTNRVDQARLDKLLADHDPFKVEV